From a region of the Mercurialis annua linkage group LG1-X, ddMerAnnu1.2, whole genome shotgun sequence genome:
- the LOC126670164 gene encoding uncharacterized protein LOC126670164, whose amino-acid sequence MCILLGDFNKVLSPTERLNCSIFSPSMQLFADFIHSSNLIESPLQGRFFTWQNSVSKSKIDRCFVSADILVAWPNYFESFVATSWANIKATVIGDLVCTLRELRVQIKGWNHQVFGNLNNNLEGIHQSIHELDSAADISDLSELDRERLSSLQSESYRVSKQLESLWHQKSREQVFLFYKKLYNMNSGVPFSLDSLPLHCLYDSHSLALVAPFFRRGDFSNSKEFTGAFPPGINTAFLVLIPKVQGASNISDFRPISLINGIFNLIPKVLANRLSPLLPQLVSENQFGFIRGRNIHDWHIIASEIIHIASRRKEKLLRLLIQSVLINGSPTKNFSMGKGVRQGDPLSPMLFVLAVEGLKAMISKAVGLGLFDGVQIDGYVDPVSILQFADDTLLFIPQDFDMLRNLLRKSSILGINVADKSLATASVILNCSVEKFPITYLGLPLSTRPIKASLWKPVVSRFSDQLDLWKESEPSMQMVMEASVEGKFSMEFIIFEIKIQIFGLFFSEGVSVKIGNGYGIYFWQDTWSGSSPLAVRFPGLFALSREKIVTVNEQRQWSASTPQFQFNWNHRLRIGEQQLLQDLEMEVSNVSMDANRNDVFYWKGKINAFKSRNISFILQQKIGVHGIFLNLRDSNLIPALWKWKILPRIQFFSWLLINDRIFSNASLVARGIIDPSLIGCLVCNLEESNMHIIFHCRFAWKFWCFILSKCDIFWVSPASVSQFFILWTSYSHPSFKDLWRLIWFFGIWELWISRNNRVFNGMESSHESLAYLCIGKAVHFCSSFHPQFLYSGNDVSSMAIGVIGAQFLEDCVWFDFVLCSRASILYYGSPSSKHSWKAMFLSRAVVVVRSRPSFIGNVGYVVSLCKTLISKFLCNDFQKSNGPGYHCLHMCYVRVYLGTTAAHRIRIMSFACSLWGFLSFQPSGLSGFLYDSITRLEYQSSYDMKMLSKSYD is encoded by the exons ATGTGTATTCTTTTGGGTGACTTTAATAAGGTGCTTTCTCCTACAGAGAGATTAAACTGCAGTATCTTTTCTCCATCTATGCAGCTTTTTGCAGATTTTATTCATAGCTCGAATTTGATTGAATCGCCTTTACAAGGTCGTTTTTTTACATGGCAGAATTCtgtttcaaaatcaaaaattgatagGTGTTTTGTTTCAGCAGATATTTTGGTTGCGTGGCCGAATT ATTTTGAATCTTTTGTTGCGACTTCTTGGGCAAATATCAAAGCAACGGTCATAGGGGATTTAGTTTGCACGCTGCGGGAACTTAGAGTTCAGATTAAGGGGTGGAATCATCAGGTATTCGGCAATTTGAACAACAATCTTGAGGGCATTCATCAATCTATTCATGAGCTGGATTCGGCAGCTGACATCTCTGATCTCTCTGAGTTGGATAGGGAGCGGCTTTCTTCTCTTCAATCGGAGAGTTATCGGGTTTCTAAGCAATTGGAATCACTTTGGCATCAAAAATCAAGG GAgcaagtttttttattttataaaaaacttTACAACATGAATAGTGGGGTTCCTTTTTCTCTTGATAGCTTACCTCTTCACTGCCTCTATGATTCTCATTCTTTGGCCTTGGTTGCTCCTTTTTTCAGAAGAGGAGATttttctaactctaaagagtt TACAGGAGCTTTTCCGCCAGGTATCAATACTGCTTTTCTTGTTCTTATTCCGAAAGTTCAGGGAGCCTCTAATATTTCGGATTTTAGACCTATAAGTTTGATTAATGGTATCTTCAATTTGATTCCGAAAGTGCTAGCCAATAGGCTTTCTCCTTTGCTTCCTCAGCTTGTCTCAGAAAATCAATTTGGATTTATCAGAGGTCGGAATATCCATGACTGGCATATAATAGCTTCAGAAATTATTCACATTGCTTCTCGCCGTAAGGAGAAACTTTTAAGgcttttgatt CAATCGGTTCTCATTAATGGGAGTCCAACTAAGAATTTCTCTATGGGGAAAGGAGTGAGGCAAGGGGATCCGTTATCGCCTATGTTGTTTGTTCTAGCTGTGGAAGGCCTCAAAGCTATGATTAGTAAGGCAGTTGGTCTTGGTTTGTTTGATGGGGTCCAAATTGATGGATATGTTGATCCGGTTTCTATCCTTCAATTTGCTGATGATACTCTGCTCTTTATTCCTCAAGATTTTGATATGCTGAGGAACTTGCTGCGG AAGAGCTCTATCTTGGGCATTAATGTAGCTGACAAGTCCCTTGCTACTGCTTCAGTTATTCTTAATTGTTCGGTTGAGAAATTTCCTATTACTTATCTTGGCCTACCGCTCTCGACTAGACCTATTAAAGCATCGCTTTGGAAGCCTGTTGTCTCAAGGTTTTCAGATCAATTAGATTTATGGAAAG AATCAGAGCCTTCTATGCAAATGGTTATGGAAGCTTCGGTTGAAGGGAAATTCTCTATG GAATTCATAATCTTTGAGATAAAAATTCAGATATTTGGTCTATTTTTTTCAGAGGGAGTTTCGGTAAAAATTGGTAATGGTTAtggaatttatttttggcaaGACACTTGGTCTGGTTCTTCTCCTCTTGCGGTTCGGTTCCCTGGTTTATTTGCTTTGTCAAGAGAAAAAATTGTTACGGTCAATGAGCAGCGGCAGTGGTCAGCTTCCACGCCTCAATTCCAATTTAATTGGAACCATCGGCTGCGCATAGGAGAGCAGCAGCTGCTGCAAGATTTGGAAATGGAAGTTTCAAATGTCAGTATGGATGCCAATAGGAATGATGTCTTCTACTGGAAAGGTAAGATTAATGCCTTCAAATCTAGAaacatttcttttattttgcagcaaaaAATTGGTGTGCATGGGATCTTTTTGAATTTACGGGATAGTAATTTAATTCCAGCTTTATGGAAGTGGAAAATTCTGCCAcgaattcaatttttttcttggCTTCTTATTAATGATAGAATTTTTTCGAATGCTTCTTTGGTTGCTAGAGGTATCATTGATCCGAGTCTTATTGGTTGTTTGGTGTGCAATTTGGAAGAATCGAATATGCACATTATTTTCCATTGCCGTTTTGCATGGAAATTTTGGTGCTTTATTTTGTCAAAGTGTGACATTTTTTGGGTCTCGCCGGCTTCGGTGTCTCAGTTCTTCATATTATGGACGTCTTATTCTCATCCATCGTTCAAGGATTTATGGCGTCTTATTTGGTTCTTCGGAATTTGGGAGCTTTGGATATCTCGCAATAATAGGGTTTTCAATGGTATGGAGAGTTCTCATGAGTCTCTAGCTTACTTATGTATTGGCAAGGCGGTTCACTTTTGTTCTTCTTTTCATCCTCAATTTCTTTATAGCGGAAATGAT GTGAGCTCAATGGCAATTGGTGTAATTGGAGCCCAATTTTtg GAGGATTGTGTATG GTTTGATTTTGTATTGTGTAGTAGAGCTTCCATTCTATATTACGGAAGTCCCAGTTCAAAGCATTCTTGGAAGGCTATGTTCCTCTCTAGAGCTGTAGTAGTCGTCAGGAGTAGACCTAGTTTTATA GGCAATGTTGGATATGTGGTATCGCTTTGTAAAACCCTCATTTCTAAGTTTTTATGCAATGATTTTCAGAAA agcaatggtccTGGATACCATTGCTTACATATGTGTTATGTGAgagtctacctaggaactactgcagcacataggattcgaatcATGTCTTTTGCATGTTCTCTTTGGGGGTTTTTATCGTTCCAGCCTTCTGGTTTAAG TGGATTTTTATACGACTCGATAACGAGGTTAGAGTATCAATCATCGTACGACATGAAGATGTTATCGAAGTCATACGATTGA